One genomic region from Yersinia canariae encodes:
- a CDS encoding GNAT family N-acetyltransferase, with protein sequence MEVRLASPDEAEQLWLVRNRAIRHGCRDVYDEKTLIAWTPAQMPEGYSRAVANNPFFVIDDPESQRAVATGFLDLSSGSVEAIFTLPEFEGRGMASLILAAIKQEAKRRGLAKLTLASTPNALAFYEKNGFTLLGESLYPSQLARTSLRCMDMIFYL encoded by the coding sequence ATGGAAGTTAGGTTGGCGTCACCGGATGAAGCTGAGCAATTATGGTTAGTCAGGAATAGGGCCATAAGACATGGATGCCGAGATGTGTATGATGAGAAAACGCTAATCGCATGGACACCAGCTCAGATGCCAGAGGGATATTCCAGAGCTGTGGCGAATAATCCATTTTTTGTCATTGATGATCCTGAGAGCCAACGGGCTGTTGCTACCGGATTTTTAGATCTCTCATCAGGCAGTGTCGAAGCCATTTTCACATTACCCGAATTTGAAGGCCGTGGTATGGCATCACTGATTTTGGCTGCCATCAAACAGGAAGCTAAACGCCGGGGTTTGGCGAAGTTGACTCTTGCCTCGACACCGAATGCATTGGCCTTTTATGAAAAGAATGGGTTTACCCTACTCGGCGAGAGTCTTTATCCATCACAATTGGCACGAACCAGCCTTAGATGTATGGATATGATTTTCTATTTATAA
- a CDS encoding transporter, whose amino-acid sequence MPIYRRISPLTYLALSSIALFPVSSFAGSARDYLNAPIDSWLGFYNAGYSSSVTPEDGMDITSDVRANVLSQSFMLTRTMDYWGRTGGLSLVLPYRYVETHSGDFRASTRGISDIGMLWQINLFGGPALSREQFRSFIPETFSSFHFYLGTPLGEYNAHSALNPSSNRWVFSPTVNYSYTPDQGWTWLETYITTTIFTTNDNYLVGGASKLAQDPLMVIEGHASRNMTPDIWLSLDSYYNVGGETHIDNTSQDNAANTLRLGTGIGIRAWGGGDIIINYERVVAKPSQQPESQTLRMTLRQFW is encoded by the coding sequence ATGCCTATTTATCGCAGAATCAGCCCATTAACTTATCTTGCTCTATCTTCAATAGCACTATTCCCTGTTAGTAGTTTCGCCGGTTCTGCCCGTGACTATTTAAATGCCCCAATCGACTCATGGCTTGGGTTTTATAATGCGGGTTATTCATCTTCTGTCACACCAGAAGATGGTATGGATATTACCTCAGATGTGAGGGCTAATGTATTATCTCAATCTTTTATGCTGACCCGCACAATGGATTATTGGGGCAGGACGGGAGGGCTTTCTTTGGTGCTCCCTTACCGTTATGTAGAAACTCATTCCGGTGATTTCCGTGCTTCTACCCGAGGAATATCTGATATTGGCATGCTATGGCAGATAAACTTGTTTGGTGGCCCAGCGCTCAGTCGCGAGCAATTTCGCTCTTTTATTCCCGAGACTTTCTCTAGTTTTCATTTCTATCTTGGCACTCCATTAGGGGAATATAACGCCCATTCAGCACTAAACCCCAGTTCGAATCGATGGGTTTTCTCACCAACTGTCAATTATAGTTATACCCCAGACCAAGGCTGGACTTGGCTTGAAACCTATATCACCACCACCATATTTACCACGAATGATAACTATCTGGTTGGTGGAGCGTCTAAACTTGCCCAAGATCCCTTGATGGTGATTGAAGGTCATGCCAGCCGCAATATGACCCCCGATATTTGGCTATCTCTTGATAGTTATTACAATGTAGGCGGGGAAACACATATTGATAATACTTCTCAGGACAATGCCGCTAATACGTTGAGATTGGGTACAGGTATTGGCATACGAGCTTGGGGAGGTGGGGATATCATTATCAATTATGAACGTGTTGTCGCCAAACCATCACAACAGCCGGAATCTCAGACATTGAGAATGACACTACGCCAATTTTGGTAA
- a CDS encoding antibiotic biosynthesis monooxygenase family protein, whose translation MIAVIFEVEPAEGEYNAYLDYATALKPLLEQMDGFISVERFQSLSHPQKLLSLSFWRDEKAVMQWRNIEQHRIAQAAGRENVFAGYRLRVAAVVRDYGLAERDQAPVDSQIHHK comes from the coding sequence ATGATCGCGGTCATTTTTGAAGTCGAACCCGCAGAAGGTGAATACAATGCCTATCTCGACTACGCCACAGCATTGAAACCATTGTTAGAACAAATGGATGGATTTATATCAGTTGAACGTTTCCAAAGCTTGAGCCATCCGCAGAAATTACTTTCATTGTCATTTTGGCGGGATGAAAAAGCCGTTATGCAATGGCGGAATATCGAGCAACACCGTATTGCACAAGCGGCGGGGCGTGAGAATGTTTTTGCTGGTTATCGTCTTCGAGTCGCGGCTGTGGTACGAGATTATGGTTTAGCGGAGCGTGATCAAGCGCCGGTTGATAGCCAAATTCACCATAAATAG